The following are from one region of the Ruficoccus sp. ZRK36 genome:
- the amt gene encoding ammonium transporter → MSTPASAYFTVSNLWILISAALVFIMHLGFSCVETGLTQSKNTVNILFKNVFIVCMGVIVYALWGFNAMYPGDFNGFFAAGSPIPSMFADEDIFGNMTSAYADYTYWADFIFQAMFAATAATIVSGAVAERIKLSSFMVYATILVCFIYPITGSWEWGGGWLNNFSGGEKEFMDFAGSSLVHAFGGYAALAAVILLGARKGKYVNGKVKPILGHSMPLAAIGVFMLFFGWFGFNGGSVLSADPQLVSFVFVTTTLAGCAGGLGAMFTSWILLKKPDLSMGLNGILAGLVGITAGADTIPPWSAVLVGVIAGVIVVIAVLFFDKIKIDDPVGAISVHGICGNFGTIAVGIWGGGFFMSQLIGTVAISAFAFICSFIIFGIVKAIMGVRVSEEEESEGLDIGEHGQESYPDFAPATKG, encoded by the coding sequence ATGAGCACCCCCGCTTCAGCCTACTTCACGGTCAGCAACCTGTGGATCCTCATTTCCGCCGCGCTGGTCTTCATCATGCACCTCGGCTTCTCCTGCGTGGAGACCGGTCTGACCCAGAGCAAGAACACGGTGAACATTCTGTTCAAGAACGTGTTCATCGTCTGCATGGGCGTCATCGTGTATGCTCTGTGGGGCTTCAACGCGATGTACCCGGGCGACTTCAACGGCTTCTTCGCCGCTGGCAGCCCGATCCCGAGCATGTTCGCCGATGAAGACATCTTCGGCAACATGACCAGCGCCTACGCTGACTACACCTACTGGGCCGACTTCATCTTCCAGGCCATGTTCGCCGCTACCGCTGCGACCATCGTCTCCGGTGCCGTGGCCGAGCGCATCAAGCTCTCCAGCTTCATGGTCTACGCCACGATCCTGGTGTGCTTCATCTACCCGATCACGGGCTCCTGGGAATGGGGCGGCGGCTGGCTGAACAACTTCAGCGGCGGTGAAAAGGAATTCATGGACTTCGCCGGTTCCTCGCTGGTGCACGCCTTCGGTGGTTACGCTGCCTTGGCTGCTGTTATCCTGCTGGGCGCTCGTAAGGGCAAGTACGTCAACGGTAAGGTCAAGCCGATCCTCGGCCACTCCATGCCGCTGGCTGCCATCGGTGTGTTCATGCTGTTCTTCGGCTGGTTCGGGTTTAACGGTGGTTCCGTGCTCAGCGCTGACCCGCAGCTCGTGTCCTTCGTCTTCGTGACGACCACGCTCGCCGGTTGTGCTGGTGGCCTCGGTGCCATGTTCACCTCCTGGATCCTGCTCAAGAAGCCGGACCTCTCCATGGGCCTCAACGGTATCCTCGCCGGTCTCGTCGGTATCACCGCTGGTGCTGACACGATCCCGCCGTGGTCTGCCGTTCTCGTCGGCGTCATCGCTGGTGTCATCGTCGTGATCGCCGTTCTGTTCTTCGACAAGATCAAGATCGACGACCCGGTTGGTGCTATCTCCGTCCACGGCATCTGCGGTAACTTCGGCACGATCGCCGTTGGTATCTGGGGCGGCGGCTTCTTCATGTCGCAGCTCATCGGTACGGTGGCCATTTCCGCCTTTGCATTCATTTGCTCCTTCATCATCTTCGGCATCGTCAAGGCCATCATGGGCGTCCGCGTGAGCGAAGAAGAAGAGAGCGAAGGCCTCGACATCGGCGAGCACGGTCAGGAATCCTATCCGGACTTCGCTCCCGCCACGAAGGGTTAA
- the aspS gene encoding aspartate--tRNA ligase has protein sequence MKRTHTCSQLSKPDVDSAVTLIGWVESVRDHGGVLFVDLRDREGMTQVVFDPDFPEIHERAGHLKDESVIQITGKVRARSAETVNAKMATGEIEVYADSLLVHNACDTLPFPLEEEKAEKVNEDLRLTYRYLDLRRQKMLNLLKLRSKASKSVRDYLDENGFLDIEVPILFKSTPEGAREFLVPSRLNPGDFYALSQSPQQYKQMLMVAGVERYYSIARCFRDEDLRADRQPEFTQIDMEMSFIERDDMYGLIEGMLKKVWKDVLNVDIPTPFPRLPYPDAMNRYGSDKPDTRFELEIQDFTEEFSNSSFKVFKGAIDKGGCLKAFNAKGLGDITQGEVKNLEDIAKTLGAKGLAYIVVRGDDPANWRSPILKFISEEELKALRERLNIEDGDLIFFAATGWEQACAILGRIRLEAAQLLVKRGKMEISSDQYNFLWVVDFPLMLFDEEAGRYVASHHPFTAPVPEDIEKLDTDPKNIRSQAYDVVLNGSELGGGSIRIHQPELQNKVLRDVLGMSEEIVESRFGYMLKAFNFGAPPHGGIALGLDRMCAILGKTKSIRDVIAFPKTQKGQDLMASVPGPVQPKQLRDVHVASVDLPE, from the coding sequence ATGAAACGTACGCACACCTGCAGCCAGCTTTCCAAGCCCGATGTGGACTCAGCCGTGACCTTGATCGGCTGGGTTGAATCCGTCCGCGACCACGGCGGCGTCCTTTTCGTGGACCTGCGCGACCGCGAGGGCATGACCCAGGTCGTGTTCGACCCGGACTTCCCGGAGATCCACGAGCGCGCCGGGCACCTCAAGGACGAGTCCGTGATCCAGATCACCGGTAAGGTCCGCGCCCGCTCCGCCGAGACCGTCAACGCCAAGATGGCCACCGGCGAGATCGAGGTCTACGCCGACTCGCTGCTCGTGCACAACGCCTGCGATACGCTGCCCTTCCCGCTGGAGGAAGAGAAGGCCGAGAAGGTTAACGAAGACCTGCGCCTGACCTACCGCTACCTGGACTTGCGCCGCCAGAAGATGCTCAACCTGCTCAAGCTGCGCAGCAAGGCCTCCAAGAGCGTTCGCGACTATCTCGACGAAAACGGCTTCCTCGACATCGAGGTGCCCATCCTTTTCAAGAGCACCCCCGAGGGCGCGCGCGAGTTTCTCGTGCCCAGCCGCCTCAACCCCGGTGACTTCTACGCCCTCAGCCAGTCCCCCCAGCAGTACAAGCAGATGCTCATGGTGGCCGGTGTCGAGCGCTACTACAGCATCGCCCGCTGCTTCCGCGACGAGGACCTGCGCGCTGACCGCCAGCCGGAGTTCACCCAGATCGACATGGAGATGTCCTTCATCGAGCGCGACGACATGTACGGGCTGATCGAGGGTATGCTCAAAAAGGTCTGGAAGGACGTGCTCAATGTCGACATCCCCACACCTTTCCCGCGCCTGCCCTACCCGGACGCCATGAACCGCTACGGCTCCGACAAGCCGGACACGCGCTTCGAGCTCGAAATCCAGGACTTTACCGAAGAGTTTTCCAACTCCTCCTTCAAGGTCTTCAAGGGTGCCATCGACAAGGGCGGCTGCCTCAAGGCCTTTAACGCCAAGGGCCTCGGTGACATCACCCAGGGCGAGGTAAAGAACCTCGAAGACATTGCCAAGACCCTCGGTGCCAAGGGCCTGGCCTACATCGTCGTGCGCGGCGATGACCCGGCCAACTGGCGCTCCCCGATCCTCAAGTTTATCTCTGAGGAAGAGCTCAAAGCCCTGCGCGAGCGCCTCAACATCGAAGACGGCGACTTGATCTTCTTCGCAGCCACCGGCTGGGAGCAGGCCTGCGCCATTCTCGGGCGTATCCGCCTGGAGGCCGCCCAGCTGCTCGTCAAGCGCGGCAAGATGGAGATTTCCTCCGACCAGTACAACTTCCTCTGGGTCGTGGACTTCCCGCTCATGCTCTTTGATGAGGAAGCCGGTCGCTACGTGGCCTCGCACCACCCCTTTACCGCACCCGTTCCGGAAGACATCGAAAAGCTCGATACTGACCCGAAGAACATCCGCTCGCAGGCCTACGACGTAGTCCTCAACGGCTCCGAACTCGGCGGCGGCTCGATCCGTATCCACCAGCCCGAGCTTCAGAACAAGGTCCTGCGCGACGTGCTCGGCATGAGCGAGGAAATCGTCGAAAGCCGCTTCGGGTACATGCTCAAGGCCTTCAACTTCGGCGCCCCTCCGCACGGCGGGATCGCCCTGGGCCTCGACCGCATGTGCGCGATCCTCGGCAAGACCAAGAGCATCCGCGACGTCATCGCCTTCCCGAAGACCCAGAAGGGGCAGGACCTGATGGCCTCCGTCCCCGGTCCGGTCCAGCCCAAGCAGCTCCGCGATGTGCATGTCGCTTCGGTTGACCTGCCCGAGTAA
- a CDS encoding PEP-CTERM sorting domain-containing protein (PEP-CTERM proteins occur, often in large numbers, in the proteomes of bacteria that also encode an exosortase, a predicted intramembrane cysteine proteinase. The presence of a PEP-CTERM domain at a protein's C-terminus predicts cleavage within the sorting domain, followed by covalent anchoring to some some component of the (usually Gram-negative) cell surface. Many PEP-CTERM proteins exhibit an unusual sequence composition that includes large numbers of potential glycosylation sites. Expression of one such protein has been shown restore the ability of a bacterium to form floc, a type of biofilm.) yields MNIFTALARALSSAPKPLLALCALGSLLAVPAADAAISITFTYDSTAGTIVIASAGSAPTSTTGGGSVLGDTSDVFSGGLWIDITGVVIASKEDNIQADGPWHTGSALYLYSESTQSELSIDLYLYLSSWEDAGLAVATSTGTDLILSYGRTGDAADFLVRHDSGSDSLTPWGDGTMTLTETTEGALASLWANLSTVVGDGLYYATASDAEHLIDVTLVDSNVPEPSTYAAILGGACLLVIGLKRVRRR; encoded by the coding sequence ATGAACATCTTTACTGCGCTCGCAAGAGCCCTGTCATCTGCGCCGAAGCCCCTTCTGGCCCTGTGTGCCCTCGGCTCCCTCCTTGCTGTGCCCGCTGCTGACGCGGCGATCTCCATTACCTTCACCTATGATTCCACTGCCGGGACGATCGTGATCGCCTCTGCGGGCTCGGCCCCGACCTCGACTACGGGGGGCGGCTCCGTCCTGGGCGATACGAGCGACGTTTTTTCAGGAGGGCTCTGGATCGATATTACGGGAGTCGTTATTGCCTCCAAAGAGGACAATATTCAGGCGGACGGCCCATGGCATACCGGTTCGGCGCTCTATCTCTACTCGGAATCCACGCAGAGTGAGTTGTCGATCGATCTGTATTTATACCTGAGCTCGTGGGAGGACGCGGGGCTGGCTGTGGCGACCTCGACGGGCACAGACCTGATTTTGTCCTATGGCAGGACCGGGGATGCCGCTGATTTCCTGGTGAGGCACGACTCTGGCAGCGACAGCCTGACGCCTTGGGGTGACGGCACGATGACGCTGACGGAGACGACCGAGGGCGCGTTGGCTTCGCTCTGGGCTAACTTGTCAACGGTGGTCGGCGATGGGCTATATTACGCCACGGCCTCAGATGCCGAACACCTTATCGACGTCACCCTCGTGGACTCTAATGTCCCCGAGCCGAGCACCTATGCAGCGATCCTCGGCGGTGCCTGCCTCCTGGTGATCGGTCTCAAGCGGGTGCGCCGTCGGTAG
- a CDS encoding SRPBCC family protein, translated as MRHHLHAELELPLPIGEVFDFFSKAENLQRITPPSLGFEILTPLPIKMKVGTLIDYRIKISGLPMRWRTHIPVWDPPHEFVDEQLKGPYRSWVHRHRFEEIDSGRTRILDDVTYVLPLTPLGDLAYPFIKRQVETIFRYRNEMIPKLLPEA; from the coding sequence ATGCGTCACCATCTGCATGCCGAGCTGGAGCTGCCCCTGCCTATCGGGGAGGTGTTCGACTTTTTCTCCAAGGCTGAGAACCTCCAGCGCATCACCCCGCCGAGTCTCGGGTTCGAGATACTCACGCCGCTGCCGATCAAGATGAAGGTCGGCACGCTGATCGACTACCGCATAAAGATCTCCGGCCTGCCCATGCGCTGGCGCACCCACATCCCGGTCTGGGACCCGCCACATGAGTTTGTCGATGAGCAGCTCAAAGGCCCATACCGCAGCTGGGTCCATCGCCACCGCTTCGAGGAGATCGACAGCGGCCGCACCCGCATCCTCGACGACGTCACCTATGTGCTGCCCCTCACCCCCTTGGGCGACCTCGCCTACCCGTTCATCAAGCGCCAGGTCGAGACCATCTTCCGCTATCGCAACGAAATGATCCCGAAGCTGCTGCCGGAGGCGTAA
- a CDS encoding metal-dependent hydrolase produces MKLTYFGHSACLLETEEHKLLFDPFLSDNPLCPVKPEDIKCDYILLTHGHADHYGDTETISKANDAPVIATYELASYCGHKGLRTVAMNLGGPSAFPFGHVKLTTAHHSSSYPGPDGLPIYMGEPAGILVMSQGQTFYHAGDTALTMDMKLTGEQHDIDLAMVPIGGHFTMGPFEAVKAVSFLKAKRVVPCHYNTFPPIEIDPMSFVSKLSGAEDIVCEGHVLAPGESMSF; encoded by the coding sequence ATGAAACTGACCTACTTTGGACATTCCGCCTGTTTGCTTGAAACCGAAGAGCACAAGCTGCTGTTCGACCCCTTCCTCTCCGACAACCCCCTCTGCCCCGTCAAGCCCGAGGACATCAAGTGCGACTACATCCTGCTGACGCACGGGCACGCTGACCACTACGGCGACACCGAGACGATTTCCAAGGCCAACGATGCGCCCGTCATCGCCACCTATGAGCTGGCCTCCTACTGCGGGCACAAGGGCCTGCGCACCGTTGCGATGAACCTCGGAGGTCCGTCGGCATTTCCCTTTGGCCATGTCAAGCTGACCACGGCGCACCACAGCTCCAGCTATCCGGGGCCGGACGGCCTGCCCATCTACATGGGGGAGCCGGCAGGCATCCTCGTCATGTCGCAGGGGCAGACCTTTTACCATGCTGGCGACACGGCGCTGACCATGGATATGAAGCTGACCGGCGAGCAGCACGATATCGACCTGGCAATGGTGCCCATCGGTGGGCATTTCACCATGGGGCCCTTCGAGGCGGTCAAGGCCGTGTCATTCTTAAAGGCCAAGCGTGTCGTGCCCTGCCACTACAATACCTTCCCGCCGATTGAGATCGATCCGATGTCGTTCGTCTCGAAGCTCTCGGGAGCCGAGGACATCGTCTGCGAAGGCCATGTGCTGGCCCCCGGCGAGTCGATGAGCTTCTAG